Sequence from the Xenorhabdus nematophila ATCC 19061 genome:
AGCCTATCTGAGCTTGTGCAATGGAAAAGCGATCCAACTGTTGCTCAGCATGGGCAGCATCCACCAATGTGATAATGCCATCCAATAAAAAGCGCTGGCACAGGACTTCATGGGAAAAGAAAGTTTGTGTAATCGGGCCGGGATCCGCCATACCGGTACATTCAATAATCAGGCGGTCAAAATAAATTTCCCCTTTATCCATGCTATCCAGTAAATCCAGCAAGGCATCTTCCAATTCATTTGAACGGCTACAGCAAATACACCCATTGCTTAATGTCTTGATCTGAGTTGCCCGATCACCAATCAACTCATGGTCAATCGGAACCTCGCCAAATTCGTTTTCAATAACGGCGATTTTATAACCATGATTGGCCTTGAGAATATGACGCAGCAGCGTTGTTTTGCCTGAACCCAGAAAACCGGTCAGAATTGTCACTGATATTGGTTGCATTTTTGTTTTCCGTTGACTAATTGTTTTTATACTCTTCGTTTTTCAAACCCGTGCCTTGTTAACAGCAGCGCATACCACCTTTGCCATCACCACCATAACGGGCATTCTGGCGCTCACGGAAAAACTCCTCATAGGTCATATAAGGTTTATCTGGGTGATTTTCCTTCATATGTTCTACATAAGTGTCATAGTCAGGAACGCCTACCAACATACGTGCAGCCTGTCCCAAATATTTGCCGGCCCGGCCAAGATTGCCAAACATAATTGTTCTCCAAAAAAATATACCCCACATAATACAAAACGCATTATGCAGGGTATATGCCCTTTGTCTTTAAGTATCACATCAGTGAGTAGAAGACACTTTTACTCCACCTTCCGGAACCGGAACATAAGGCGTTTCGTGATCACTACGTGCTGGGTTTTTGCTTGCCTTGATCGCGACTTTGATACCATAAACAATGATGCTATACACCACCACAAAGAACAGGATACTTAAGCCCGCATTGGTATAGTTATTGACAACAATGTGATTCATGTTACTGATTTGCTGAACCGTCAATTCTGCGCCGCCTTCAGCAATCCGCTGCTTGTACTCTTTAGCGAGGAATAAGAATCCCTCAAGCCGTGGGTCATTACTGAACAATTTCAGCCCCAATGCCCATGTCGTACAAATCAGCAACCAAACCGCCGGGATCACTGTCACCCAGATGTACCTGGTACGTTTCATCTTGATCAAGATGACCGTTCCCAGTACCAGAGCAACAGCCGCCAACATCTGGTTAGAGATACCAAATAGCGGCCACAGGCTCTTAACTCCGCCTAATGGATCAACAACACCTTGGTATAGCAAGTAACCCCAAAGTCCCACGCAACCCGCTGTGCCGATAATACCGGCAATCAGAGAGTCCGTTTTTTTCAGGAACGGAACAAAATTACCTAAGAGATCCTGTAGCATAAAACGGCCAGAACGCGTACCTGCATCCAGAGCAGTCAGAATAAACAACGCTTCAAACAGAATGCCAAAGTGATACCAGAAGCCCATATCCGCTGCGGGTATGATCTGGTGGAATACGTGTGCGATACCTACCGCTAAAGTGGGTGCCCCGCCGGCACGGTTCAGAACAGAAGGCTCACCAATATCTTTGGCCGTTTGCAGAATTTGCTCGGGTGAAATAACAAAACCCCAGGAACTGACGGTTGCTGCGGCATGGGTTGTGGCTTCTTTCAAAGACGCCATGATCATCGGTGCTTCTGCCGTGCCTAAGTTATGCAAATCAGGCATGGTAATACCCAATGCGGCCGGCGGTGTATTCATCGCAAAATACAGACCCGGCTCGATAATGGATGCAGCAACCAGTGCCATGATCGCCACAAATGACTCCATTAACATCGCACCATAACCGATGAAACGGGCATCTTTTTCATTTGCCAGCAATTTAGGCGTTGTTCCCGAAGAAATCAGCGCGTGAAAACCAGATACTGCACCACATGCAATGGTAATGAACAAGAATGGGAACAGCGTGCCTTTCCAAACAGGGCCTGTACCATCAATGTATTGAGTTACAGCCGGCATTTTCAGCTCAGGGTTCAGGATAACAATCCCAATGGCGAGACCAACAATCACCCCAATTTTCAGGAAAGTCGCCAGATAATCACGCGGAGCCAAAATCAGCCATACTGGCAACAGTGCAGAGACAAACGCATAACCAATCAACGCATAAGTGATCGTTGTATCTTTGAACGTCAGCGCAGGACCCCAATAAGGATCAGCGGCAACAACACCACCAAACCAAATAGCGGCGACCAGCATGAGAATACCCATCACGGAAACTTCACCCACCCGTCCCGGACGGATATATCGCATGTAAATTCCCATGAAAAGCGCAATGGGCACCGTTGAACAAACGGTAAATACGCCCCACGGGCTTTCCGCCAATGCTTTCACAACTATCAAGGCCAACACGGCCAGAATGATGATCATAATCAAGAAACAGCCAAACAGCGCAATCGTGCCCGGCACACGCCCCATTTCTTCTTTGACTATCTCACCCAATGATGCACCATTGCGGCGGGAAGAGATAAACAGCACGATAAAGTCCTGTACCGCCCCTGCCAGCACCACTCCGGCCAACAGCCATAATGTTCCCGGCAAATATCCCACCTGTGCCGCTAACACAGGCCCTACCAATGGACCCGCCCCGGCAATGGCGGCAAAGTGATGGCCAAACAGGACATTTTTATTGGTAGGAACGTAGTTTAGCCCATCATTATTGACGACCGCGGGCGTCGCTCGCGTAGCATCCAGCTTCATGACCCGCGTTGCGATATAAAGGCTGTAGTACCGATAAGCAACTAAATAAACCGCGACAGAAGCAACAATAATCCATAAGGCACTGATATGTTCTCCCCGACGTAGCGCAACAACCCCAAGACAAAATGCGCCGATTATCCCCAATATCATCCAGGGGATATGTTTTAACAATTTATTATTGTTCATAACACTTCCTTTCTACTTTCTAAGGTAAGACGAACAGCAAACCATGATTTAATCTTTGCTTCCTTCTGCATAAACTGGCTATAAAATAGCCATAAGGAAACCATCCCTGTAAAGGGCTACACTCCTCGCCACATTGCCCTATGATATAAAACTCATTGCTGCAATACCGGAAGGATCTGAGTCAACGGTTGAATACCCTATTAAGCGGTCATAATCCTCTTATCAGTGGATCATGCTCAGGGAAAGTGAATCAATTTTGTGAGACAACTCGCTGTTCATAGACGACTGTTTGAGCCAACAGGCTATCCGTATTGCGGAGACTCTGGATATAACATGAGATATTTTTCGAATGAAAATTTTATGGGTAAAAAGAAAGGAATTAAAAAATGATCAGGGCTGTACTCCTACTCAATAGCTGCGATATATGAAACGGATAATGGATTAATCATATCGGTGAAATAGTTCTCCCCATTAAACAAAGGGGATAAAGTTAAAGTAATCACAATACCCGAAAATTATTAGTGGAATATGTTCTTATCGTTCCATCATGTGGCTGAGAGACGATAATAATAAACATCTGTCAGCCACAATATTTCCTCACTACCCGATTCGCCAATAGCCGCCTTTCTTCGCACCTACGCGAACTAAACGTCCGGTATCCTGTAATACTTTCATGTTACGTTCTATTGTGCGACGGCTTACGGCTAACTCATCCGCTAATTGAGCTATCGTGATAGCAGGACAACCAGAAATAATAGATAAGATTTTTTGCGAAGTTGCATTAAGTGGCTGTAAATTTTCTACCGACATTTCTACCGACATTTCTACCGACATTTCTACCGACATTGCGACAGAATGATGTTTTTGCATATCAAGACCTTCTCTAAGTGCTTCGGCTAATTTTTTCAGCATGAAGTTGATAAAGGGTGTGCAGTCGCTAGTGTGATCACATTCTCTCAGCACCTGATAATAATCTTGCTGTTGATAATGAATTAACGTTTCTACTGGTAACCAAGCTAATTCAGGACGCCATTCGCTCAAAATCAATGTTTGCCACAAGCGCCCCATGCGGCCATTTCCATCAGAAAAGGGATGAATAAATTCAAATTCATAATGGAAAATTGAACTGGCAATCAATGGATGGATATCCGTTCGTTTTAACCATCCCAATAATTCGTCGATCAATCGTGGGAGTTGATTAGCCGGCGGAGCCATATGGATTAACTGTTTTTCTCGATAAATTCCTACGTCTCCCCAACGTAATTGCCCCGGTCTGTCAACCAGCCCCGTCATTAATAACCGATGTGCAGCCAATAAATCCGTTAATCGTGAACTCTGCCAATCTGGTAATTTTTCGTAAGCCAATATGGCATTACGCACTTCCTGAATATCCTTTGCAGGTGCCAGTACGCGCTTCCCATCAATAATTGCCGTAATCTGCTCGGTAGATAAGCTATTATGCTCAATTGCCAATGATGCCTGTATAGTTCGAATGCGATTTTCTTTACGTAATAACGGTGAAGAGATCTCCGCTTGCATTGACCAACGCCCTAATAATTCACCAATTTCCACAACTCGATTAAGTATGTCCGGTGTAATAGTGTAAGGGGGTTGGTACATGGCCATAATGATTTCCTCTTTAATCCGCTCGATTATCGATCATACCTTGATTTCTGCGCCATACTTATATAATCAACAAGATAAAGTCACAAGCTGCAATGCCTTATCAGCAGATTTTCGGTTATCTGAGAGCATAGCCCAAATAGAACCTTCCTTGTATCGCTCTTCTGAATATTCGCGTCGTGCATTTTGCAGTCAATGTGGTAGTTCGCTGGGCGCGATTGATGATTGACCAACGGTTGGGTTGATCCTCGGCAATGTTGATAACTGAATGAAAAACCGGGCACAGTATTGAGAGGGATTAAATCGAACGACTTCGCAATCCTGCTGAATAGTGAAAAAATCTGATACATTCCTGCGAGTAATCCTGCTAACCTACCACGCTAAAGCTTTCTAATCTAATCCACAGATGAATCACACAGATTATCAGTGATAAGATAGCGTTTTCGCCCGGGATGAGGTTCATTAACGTGCCATCCTCAGCTGATTATATTTAGGTTTTGTCATTTAGATGGGTTGACTGAGCGTCGATGGCCCAACTGAGTCAACAGGAATAATGAAATTGAATCAAATCAATATGAAAGAATCTCCCGCAAAGGATATAGATAGCCATACTCCCATGATGCAGCAATATCTGCGCCTGAAAGCACAGCATCCGGATATCCTGCTGCTTTACCGAATGGGGGATTTTTATGAGTTATTTTATGACGATGCCAAAAAGGCCGCGAAGTTATTGGATATTTCCCTGACCAAACGCGGACAATCAGCGGGACAGCCTATTCCTATGGCTGGTGTTCCTTATCACGCAATCGAAAACTATTTAGCAAAATTAGTACAGCTGGGTGAATCTGCGGCACTGTGTGAACAAGTGGGTGATCCTGCAACCAGCAAAGGCCCTGTTGAGCGTAAAGTTGTCCGTATTGTCACCCCCGGCACAGTCACTGATGAAGCCTTGCTGCAAGAGCGCCACGATAATCTTCTGGCGGCCATTTGGCATGACAACCAAGGTTTTGGTTACGCAACACTGGATATTACTTCCGGACGTTTCCGGGTTTCCGAAATGACTGACGAAGATACCATTGCCGCAGAGTTGCAACGTACCCGTCCGGCTGAGCTGCTCTACCCCGAAACGTTTGGTCACATGGCTCTGATTGAGCGTTGTCATGGACTGCGTCGTCGCCCGATGTGGGAATTTGAGCTGGATACCGCCAGACAACAACTGAATTTGCAATTTGGCACTCGTGACCTGATCGGTTTCGGTGTGGAAAAAACAACGCTGGCCCTGCGGGCCGCAGGCTGTTTGCTGCAATATGTGAAAGATACCCAACGCACCGCCCTGCCCCATATCCGTGGCATTACGATGGAACGCCAGCAGGAAACGGTCATTATGGATGCCGCAACCCGCCGTAACCTGGAATTAACCCAAAATCTGTCAGGTGGCATTGAGAATACGCTGGCTTCCGTACTCGATCAGTGTGTCACGCCGATGGGCAGCCGTATGCTGAAACGTTGGCTGCATACACCCATTCGCAATCAAGATGTACTGGAAAATCGTCAGCAAGCTATTTCTGCATTACAAGAGATTGGCTATGAATTGCAGCCGTTTTTACGTCAGGTCGGTGATTTGGAGCGTGTACTTGCCCGTCTGGCACTTCGTTCTGCCCGTCCTCGTGACTTAGCGAGAATGCGCCACGCCTTCCAGCAATTGCCAGATATT
This genomic interval carries:
- a CDS encoding YbdD/YjiX family protein produces the protein MFGNLGRAGKYLGQAARMLVGVPDYDTYVEHMKENHPDKPYMTYEEFFRERQNARYGGDGKGGMRCC
- a CDS encoding carbon starvation CstA family protein, whose product is MNNNKLLKHIPWMILGIIGAFCLGVVALRRGEHISALWIIVASVAVYLVAYRYYSLYIATRVMKLDATRATPAVVNNDGLNYVPTNKNVLFGHHFAAIAGAGPLVGPVLAAQVGYLPGTLWLLAGVVLAGAVQDFIVLFISSRRNGASLGEIVKEEMGRVPGTIALFGCFLIMIIILAVLALIVVKALAESPWGVFTVCSTVPIALFMGIYMRYIRPGRVGEVSVMGILMLVAAIWFGGVVAADPYWGPALTFKDTTITYALIGYAFVSALLPVWLILAPRDYLATFLKIGVIVGLAIGIVILNPELKMPAVTQYIDGTGPVWKGTLFPFLFITIACGAVSGFHALISSGTTPKLLANEKDARFIGYGAMLMESFVAIMALVAASIIEPGLYFAMNTPPAALGITMPDLHNLGTAEAPMIMASLKEATTHAAATVSSWGFVISPEQILQTAKDIGEPSVLNRAGGAPTLAVGIAHVFHQIIPAADMGFWYHFGILFEALFILTALDAGTRSGRFMLQDLLGNFVPFLKKTDSLIAGIIGTAGCVGLWGYLLYQGVVDPLGGVKSLWPLFGISNQMLAAVALVLGTVILIKMKRTRYIWVTVIPAVWLLICTTWALGLKLFSNDPRLEGFLFLAKEYKQRIAEGGAELTVQQISNMNHIVVNNYTNAGLSILFFVVVYSIIVYGIKVAIKASKNPARSDHETPYVPVPEGGVKVSSTH
- a CDS encoding Fic family protein, producing MAMYQPPYTITPDILNRVVEIGELLGRWSMQAEISSPLLRKENRIRTIQASLAIEHNSLSTEQITAIIDGKRVLAPAKDIQEVRNAILAYEKLPDWQSSRLTDLLAAHRLLMTGLVDRPGQLRWGDVGIYREKQLIHMAPPANQLPRLIDELLGWLKRTDIHPLIASSIFHYEFEFIHPFSDGNGRMGRLWQTLILSEWRPELAWLPVETLIHYQQQDYYQVLRECDHTSDCTPFINFMLKKLAEALREGLDMQKHHSVAMSVEMSVEMSVEMSVENLQPLNATSQKILSIISGCPAITIAQLADELAVSRRTIERNMKVLQDTGRLVRVGAKKGGYWRIG